One region of Carassius carassius chromosome 41, fCarCar2.1, whole genome shotgun sequence genomic DNA includes:
- the LOC132122745 gene encoding NLR family member X1-like encodes MWRFGRPSGTEVLRWRVQGSPRDVCCKFHTRALRKTFNLNLRSVGICGSVNRHHFSFPTKTTSSYKNTWRELRTSMCYSISESNPRFFCTCEPITDPIEIHKQKLTLWFSHLPREERQFGGYFSTETMHVEPLILEHHPDEDRGLNPFKEKTGISTRPSLTAEQLFDANSNRNKARGLNVLLYGAVGTGKSTVVRKLMLDWCAGSVFSQFKLVLPFSCEDLSHLSKPTSLRDLVGKKYMHLRKTPYLSGDNDKAKDVLFIFNGMEKMKLDFRIGSTELCSDPNEALPSEAVVVNLLRKYLLPEASILVTTRLSAVDRVPKKYINRYVQICGFNDPDRQSAYFTSRLLQQNEGKPSKAAETLIEMLYLNLQRESQLATACFLPSYCWLTCATLHLLHFSDTKSPIRTLTGIYTRFMRLNFGGEVITVDGNVSSQEQQNSLMLYVVRTVGKLAFDGITHKRTSFSAEELEQWVGGKTKTDEELQQLAVFRTDVLDFFLVPRNDQGREPESGGRRYVFAVPAMQEYLAALYVVLGENKSVLEKLTKEVSETLGQASEDITSLLSILSKIIPFRIFAVFNLLKLFPKLFEQVSSLGKGRIANTMTAEMFRSEDSFNEDVLDQLEQSLLGVHGPQPQEETYTRAFELYPIFMGGLLHYGNRRLLDQLGCSIKSHTVSQITRALRKHLIKESQKKQPPEELMDLLVLLYEFQNPRLTAEVLQSIKTINLSNVRMTPHKCFVLSMVLSCTSSSFHLNELNLSSCHITPELLQMLWPAFHHTSNLNLQFNSLGPESCILLRDLLLEPNCTIKSLQLCDNYLTDDGISHLLEALSGNHSLQRLSLMHTGLGDRSAQMLAERLGQHDMLQELNVAFNNIEDGAALMLADACREHPSIHTVHLYLNQLTDVGKQSLYVRGGPRVKKGQRVKVLASVTEGSDISEDWHPILSVIGKNSLSWDRDRVREQLLVFLKDLEWGRKQHQSFWKKMHFRRVESVVRQMLRLLEKSSDTGTGTSTK; translated from the exons ATGTGGCGATTTGGGAGGCCGTCTGGAACAGAAGTGTTAAGATGGAGAGTCCAAGGGTCGCCAAGAGATGTCTGCTGCAAATTTCACACCAGGGCTCTTCGGAAAA CCTTTAACTTAAACCTCCGATCAGTTGGCATCTGTGGTAGCGTAAATCGCCATCACTTCTCATTTCCAAC CAAGACAACAAGCTCTTATAAAAATACATGGAGAGAACTTAGAACATCTATGTGCTATTCCATCTCTGAATCCAACCCCAGGTTCTTTTGTACCTGTGAACCCATCACAG ATCCCATTGAGATCCACAAACAGAAGCTGACATTATGGTTCAGTCACCTTCCTCGAGAGGAGAGGCAATTCGGTGGCTACTTTTCTACCGAAACTATGCATGTGGAGCCACTTATTTTAGAGCATCATCCAGATGAAGACAGAGGTCTTAATCCCTTCAAAGAAAAGACAGGCATATCTACACGTCCCTCTCTCACGGCTGAGCAGCTCTTTGATGCTAACAGTAATAGAAACAAGGCACGAGGACTAAATGTTTTGCTGTATGGGGCTGTCGGCACAGGGAAAAGTACTGTCGTCCGTAAACTGATGCTGGATTGGTGTGCTGGATCGGTTTTCTCCCAGTTCAAACTTGTGTTGCCCTTCTCCTGTGAGGATCTCTCCCATTTATCCAAGCCGACATCCCTTCGAGACCTTGTGGGCAAGAAATACATGCACCTTCGCAAAACACCTTATCTTAGTGGAGATAATGACAAGGCTAAGGATGTCCTTTTCATCTTCAACGGAATGGAGAAGATGAAGCTGGATTTTCGCATCGGTTCCACAGAGTTATGCAGCGATCCCAATGAGGCTCTCCCATCAGAGGCTGTTGTTGTTAATCTGCTTAGGAAATACCTGCTACCTGAG GCCAGCATTTTGGTTACCACGAGACTATCTGCTGTGGACAGAGTtcctaaaaaatacataaatcgtTATGTACAAATCTGTGGCTTCAATGATCCTGATCGCCAGAGTGCCTACTTCACCAGCAGGCTCTTGCAACAGAATGAAGGCAAACCGAGCAAGGCAGCCGAGACGCTCATAGAGATGCTTTACCTAAATCTACAGCGGGAGAGTCAGCTAGCAACCGCCTGCTTCTTACCATCTTACTGCTGGCTTACATGTGCCACTCttcatttattgcatttttctGATACAAAGTCACCAATACGAACTCTCACTGGCATCTACACCAGGTTCATGAGGCTCAACTTTGGAGGAGAAGTGATAACTGTGGATGGAAACGTCTCATCACAAGAGCAACAGAACTCATTAATGCTCTATGTGGTCCGTACTGTTGGTAAACTAGCTTTTGACGGCATCACCCACAAGCGGACGTCGTTCTCCGCTGAAGAGCTGGAGCAGTGGGTTGGCGGAAAGACTAAAACGGATGAAGAGCTCCAGCAACTGGCTGTGTTTCGCACAGATGTGCTTGACTTCTTTCTGGTTCCTCGCAATGATCAAGGTAGAGAACCTGAATCTGGTGGAAGGCGCTACGTGTTTGCTGTTCCCGCTATGCAGGAATATCTAGCAGCTCTTTATGTTGTTCTTGGCGAGAACAAAAGCGTCCTGGAGAAGTTGACTAAGGAAGTTTCGGAGACTTTGGGACAAGCCAGTGAGGACATCACAAGCCTCCTGAGCATCCTCTCTAAAATCATACCTTTCCGAATCTTTGCCGTTTTCAATTTACTTAAGTTGTTCCCGAAACTCTTTGAGCAAGTCAGCAGCCTCGGCAAAGGGCGTATTGCAAACACCATGACGGCAGAAATGTTTCGTTCGGAGGACAGCTTCAATGAAGATGTTTTGGACCAGCTGGAACAAAGTCTGCTGGGAGTGCATGGTCCACAGCCACAGGAGGAAACCTACACAAGAGCGTTTGAACTCTACCCTATCTTCATGGGTGGACTTCTTCATTACGGGAACCGGAGGCTGTTAGACCAGCTTGGATGCAGCATCAAGAGTCACACGGTTTCCCAGATCACCCGTGCGCTGAGGAAACACCTGATCAAGGAGAGTCAGAAGAAGCAGCCTCCGGAGGAGCTCATGGATCTTCTGGTCCTGCTGTATGAGTTCCAGAACCCTCGACTCACAGCTGAAGTCCTACAGTCCATCAAGACCATCAACTTGTCGAATGTGCGCATGACGCCACACAAGTGCTTCGTTCTGAGCATGGTTCTGAGCTGCACAAGCTCAAGCTTCCACCTGAATGAGCTCAACCTCTCCTCCTGCCACATCACTCCAGAGTTACTGCAGATGCTTTGGCCAGCCTTCCATCACACTAGCAACCTCAA TCTCCAGTTTAACAGCCTGGGTCCTGAGTCCTGCATTCTGCTGCGAGATCTCCTGCTTGAGCCCAACTGTACTATTAAGTCATTACA GTTGTGTGACAACTACTTGACAGACGATGGCATCAGCCATCTGCTGGAAGCTCTGTCTGGTAACCACTCTTTGCAACGGCTGAGTCTGATGCATACTGGGCTAGGGGACCGATCGGCACAAATGCTGGCTGAGAGACTGGGCCAGCATGATATGTTACAGGAGCTGAATGTGGCCTTCAACAACATCGAAGACGGTGCAGCTCTCATGTTGGCTGATGCCTGTCGTGAACATCCCAGCATCCACACAGTACA CTTGTACCTGAACCAGCTTACAGATGTGGGTAAACAGTCTCTGTATGTGCGTGGAGGTCCTCGGGTCAAAAAGGGGCAGCGGGTGAAGGTCCTGGCCTCTGTAACGGAGGGTTCGGACATCTCAGAGGACTGGCATCCCATTCTGAGCGTCATTGGCAAAAATTCTCTTTCCTGGGACAGAGACCGTGTCCGCGAACAACTGCTGGTCTTCCTGAAAGACCTGGAATGGGGTCGCAAACAGCACCAGAGTTTCTGGAAAAAGATGCACTTCCGACGAGTGGAGAGCGTTGTGAGGCAAATGCTGCGCTTACTGGAGAAGAGCAGTGATACGGGAACAGGCACCAGTACAAAATGA
- the LOC132122744 gene encoding ubiquitin conjugation factor E4 A-like translates to MTDQGNNNQNISQNPFAALFSSLADAKQFASGQNQPCQAEQHSVDSGESQSESDNSVSDSIEDNDDSVAAISRSFRSRQELCEQLNINHMIQRIFLITLDNSDPSLRGDNGIPPCCVYLEEMAADLNGQDWLNMDTIEQALFSRLLLQEPGNHLIYMTSCSAVNLSADRDAGEKCVIPYLYACYRRAKEEINKVPEKLLSYAVQCKSLTLSNARTVLLTPEIYISQNVYEQLLDLLLEAVRGAQFDEVVEFLEDVIASLLADQEVRTFGEVMVPVFDIFQARVKDLDLCHLLLYSYLEILLYFSRQKDISKVLMEHIQPKDPNSGIQYQKTLLGTILNISCLLRTPGVVENHGFFLNPSRSSPQEIKVQESNIYQFMGQFHDKLYQILKNLLQQSSETRHLLLSWLGGCLQANMGRAKIWANQMPEIFLQMYASDAFFLNLGAALLKLCQPFSRPYSPKLLTFNPTYCLLKELSEEERRNRNVHARGLDKETCLIPAPPQQTVEFAQSYSLLTENLIFTQLTMHLGFHRLHDQMVKMNQSLHRLQGTWRDAQLTGGPAAAELREQFERLMTVYLSTKAATTQPAMLQNCLNLQASCAALLVQLSLGNQGPEYIPLTYPLPALENSLLCFVPEFFAENMGDFFIFLRRFSDEVLESSAESLEHVLTFITVFMGNVDRMKNPHLRAKLAEVLEAVMPHMETLSPSAAQPIMFQRQRVFSTYRHAPQLAEALITVFVDIEFTGDPHQFEQKFNYRRPMYAILKYMWGEESYRESFKRLADYASENLEAMNPPLFLRFLNLLMNDAVFLLDEAIQYLSKIKILQLERDRGEWDSLTPDARREKESSLQMFGQLGRFHNIMSNDTIGTLAFLTSEIKGLFVHPFLAERIISMLNYFLQHLVGPKMGALKVKDFSEFDFKPQQLVSDICTIYLNLGDEENFCATVPKDGRSYSPTLFCQTVRVLKKINKPGDMIVSFSLLADKIKSLADRHQQEEETYSDAPDEFLDPIMSTLMLDPVLLPSSNVTVDRSTIARHLLSDQTDPFNRSPLTMDQIRPNEELRQQIMKWLADHKQSNQQMGPSG, encoded by the exons ATGACAGACCAGGGCAACAACAATCAGAACATCTCACAGAACCCTTTCGCAGCGCTCTTCAGTTCCCTCGCTGACGCAAAACAGTTTGCATCTGGCCAAAATCAACCGTGTCAAGCTGAGCAACACT CTGTAGATTCAGGAGAGAGCCAGTCTGAGTCAGACAACTCGGTGTCTGACAGCATCGAAGACAATGATGACTCCGTGGCAGCGATCAGCCGGTCTTTCCGCTCGCGACAGGAGCTCTGCGAGCAGCTCAACATCAACCACATGATCCAGAGGATCTTCCTCATCACTCTGGACAACA GTGACCCCAGTCTAAGAGGAGATAATGGCATCCCACCATGCTGTGTATACCTTGAGGAAATGGCTGCTGATCTTAATGGCCAGGACTGGCTTAACATGGACACTATAGAGCAG GCTTTGTTCAGCAGGCTGCTTTTGCAGGAGCCGGGAAACCATCTCATTTACATGACCTCCTGCAGTGCAGTGAATCTCTCAGCAGATCGTGATGCTGGGGAGAAATGTGTCATACCCTACCTTTATGCTTGCTACCGGAGAGCTAAAGAGGAG ATCAATAAAGTCCCGGAGAAGTTGTTATCGTATGCCGTGCAGTGCAAAAGTCTGACTCTGTCCAATGCCCGCACTGTTCTGCTGACCCCAGAGATCTACATCAGCCAGAATGTTTATGAGCAGCTTCTGGACTTGTTGCTGGAGGCTGTGAGAGGAGCCC AGTTTGATGAAGTTGTGGAGTTTTTGGAGGATGTCATCGCTAGCCTGTTGGCTGACCAAGAGGTGCGGACCTTCGGGGAGGTTATGGTGCCAGTGTTTGATATTTTCCAAGCCCGGGTCAAAGACTTAGACCTTTGTCATCTGCTACTGTATTCCTACCTGGAAATTCTCCTGTACTTCAGTCGGCAAAAGGATATTTCTAAG GTTTTAATGGAGCATATTCAGCCCAAAGATCCTAACAGTGGGATTCAGTATCAGAAAACGCTTCTAGGAACGATCCTGAATATTTCATGTCTATTGAGAACTCCTGGTGTGGTTGAAAACCATGGCTTTTTCCTCAATCCTTCTCGCTCCAGCCCACAGGAAATTAAGGTTCAGGAGTCGAATATATACCAG TTTATGGGGCAGTTTCATGACAAGCTGTATCAAATCCTGAAAAACTTGCTTCAGCAGTCCAGTGAGACGCGTCACCTGCTGCTCTCGTGGCTGGGTGGCTGCCTGCAGGCCAACATGGGGCGGGCCAAAATATGGGCAAATCAGATGCCCGAGATATTCTTACAAATGTATGCTTCCGATGCATTCTTCTTAAATCTGGGAGCTGCACTGCTCAAGCTCTGCCAACCATTTTCTCGACCCTACTCACCCAAACTGCTGACCTTTAACCCCACATACTGCTTGCTTAAGGAGCTGAGTGAGGAAGAACGGCGTAACAGAAACGTGCATGCAAGAG GTCTGGACAAGGAGACATGTCTGATACCTGCGCCCCCTCAACAAACTGTTGAATTTGCCCAATCATACAGCCTTCTGACAGAAAATCTCATCTTTACACAGCTTACCATGCACTTGGGCTTCCATAG ACTTCATGATCAGATGGTGAAGATGAATCAGTCTCTACACCGGCTGCAGGGGACGTGGCGGGATGCGCAGCTCACTGGAGGCCCAGCAGCAGCAGAGCTACGGGAACAGTTTGAACGCCTCATGACAGTCTATCTCTCAACCAAGGCTGCTACCACGCAACCCGCCATGCTACAAAACTGCCTCAACCTCCAAGCCTCCTGCGCAGCCCTGTTGGTTCAGCTCAGCTTGGGCAACCAGGGTCCTGAATACATCCCTCTCACCTATCCCTTACCTGCACTAGAGAACAGCCTGCTTTGCTTTGTGCCAG AGTTCTTTGCTGAAAACATGGGCGATTTCTTCATATTTCTCCGCCGCTTTTCTGACGAGGTGTTGGAGTCCTCCGCGGAAAGCTTGGAACATGTCCTGACCTTCATCACTGTATTCATGGGCAACGTTGATAG AATGAAGAATCCTCATCTGCGGGCAAAGCTGGCAGAGGTTCTTGAAGCTGTGATGCCCCATATGGAGACTCTGTCACCTAGCGCTGCCCAGCCTATCATGTTCCAACGCCAAAGGGTGTTCAGCACATATCGGCATGCACCTCAACTTGCTGAAGCCCTCATCACAGTGTTTGTAGATATAGAATTCACTG GTGATCCTCATCAGTTTGAGCAAAAGTTTAATTACAGAAGGCCCATGTATGCCATTCTGAAGTACATGTGGGGAGAAGAGAGTTACAGGGAGAGCTTTAAG CGTCTTGCTGATTATGCATCTGAAAATCTTGAAGCCATGAATCCACCACTATTCCTGAGGTTTCTCAATCTTCTCATGAATGATGCCGTCTTCTTACTTGATGAGGCTATACAG TACTTAAGTAAGATCAAAATCCTCCAGCTGGAGAGGGATCGGGGGGAGTGGGACAGTCTGACCCCTGACGCACGCAGAGAGAAAGAATCTAGTCTGCAGATGTTTGGACAGCTGGGTCGCTTCCACAACATCATGTCAAATGACACCATCGGCACATTGGCTTTCCTCACATCTG AGATAAAAGGTCTTTTTGTTCACCCCTTTCTGGCTGAGAGGATCATCTCCATGCTCAACTACTTTTTACAACACTTGGTAGGCCCCAAGATGGGCGCCCTGAAAGTAAAAGACTTCAGTGAATTCGACTTCAAACCCCAGCAGCTAGTGTCAGACATCTGTACTATTTACCTAAACCTAGG AGATGAAGAAAATTTCTGTGCTACTGTCCCAAAAGATGGAAGGTCATATTCACCAACTCTGTTCTGCCAAACCGTCCGTGTACTCAAGAAAATCAACAAGCCTGGCGACATGATTGTATCTTTCAGTCTGTTAGCAGATAAAATTAAG TCTCTTGCAGACAGGCATCAGCAAGAGGAGGAGACCTACTCTGATGCTCCCGATGAGTTTTTGGATCCCATCATGTCTACCTTGATGCTTGATCCAGTGCTCCTGCCTTCTTCAAACGTCACAGTGGACCGTTCAACCATAGCACGCCATTTACTAAG TGACCAGACAGACCCTTTCAACCGCAGTCCACTCACCATGGACCAGATCAGGCCCAATGAAGAGCTCAGGCAACAGATCATGAAGTGGCTTGCTGA